From a region of the Salminus brasiliensis chromosome 4, fSalBra1.hap2, whole genome shotgun sequence genome:
- the zc3h6 gene encoding zinc finger CCCH domain-containing protein 6 isoform X1, which yields MAFVSLFSCPPNPVLDKNMTDSELAGDEREDGELEDGEIDDEGIGIEEKDEENKVEHEVVERDKEKVREKEDKPHRHSHKRHKKLKEKRKSKRRRRDRQKHHSPSSVSSSDSYDSDYDHQDRSKSKKTKGIYRDYDGQFSHHEHEHSGGHGKPQRSTQHRNSESEDKYDYDEDQDDFSEELSKYKQAKESNTSSQGRSPKDHANRASMNRQQFSGLRGRGRGGMGLGRGQGALNKNKKQKSKTWGRGRGRGGEHGRDGATTDAKVQPSFQKKRPIMSQEFINQHTVEHNGRNICKYFIEGRCIKGDQCKFEHDNVVPEKKKELCKFYVQGYCTKGENCIYMHNEYPCKFFHTGAKCYQGDNCKFSHDPLTEITKELLDKILNTDEDHAHEDELELEDLRKQGIAPLPKPPPGVGLLPTPGSGSPQDGSKKIPSLFEIKVQPTVDLAQKIALRPNFYNSSSPPPGQFQGGGGTAQFTSSQEDMQAGALMSPGHNHQPPPPGSPGSMGVPSSHFPGPGPPQSPQRQLPPQGLGQGPPMPPPILPNQHFHGSLQHMDHQNQQMKPQGSSLQSVSDIQMQMNMPLSQMPSEFFKNLFSSHSLGLAEEGPSGSMQDSQQHQLNSAESHSGMQDFLPAVQKVLLLHLNQNQQCSDSHRLDIQGDIPPGRDREETTNWYSSDDEDGSSVTAILKTLKKQNEILKTQQSQPKLQQLGITPASLTDPRLHKERTLSNDPRIKVEPKQHVLADAVLDPRLARDPRKIKSTEPNSSKVDSHRPLNPISSTSLKPPVGEEDEEGERELREKAALIPLDPCPGATLRDPRCQIKQFSHIRVDILLQRPAFAHSVVWAPEDLIPLLIPKQEPSINLPLPPLIADAQLNRSLSSPPDHLHISAPGPPDPRLATARLKEGVAKLSSPPGRTLEPRHSADKPTDPRTHKVLDPRVSRSASLDSKLSSMREGSVVVGVMDPRLQRSTAGTTTLPPASAKPDSEKLPPYAPRLASSSGNGLESPTVLLGGISLYDPRNHTLLSSKQDNEELPKKVGILKQPVKHESPPQALSPPQAEAEKNSKASDEDCQPLPTAELVPPRSPVHVAAPALHNLPIPPLAGLIRPVYTDPRQNRQSGQTTEAQEEEEDEDKEEHKKDRLLKDVFKTFDPTASPFCQ from the exons ATGGCTTTTGTGAGCCTCTTCTCCTGTCCCCCAAACCCTGTTCTTGACAAAAACATGACAGACTCTGAGCTGGCAGGGGATGAAAG GGAAGACGGTGAATTGGAAGATGGAGAGATAGATGATGAGGGCATTGGAATTGAAGAAAAAGACGAGGAAAACAAGGTGGAACATGaagtggtagagagagacaaagaaaaagtacgggaaaaagaagacaaaccaCATCGACACTCCCATAAGAGACACAAGAAACTAAAAGAGAAGCGGAAGTCAAAAAGAAGGCGAAGGGACAGACAGAAG caCCACTCTCCTTCCAGTGTCTCAAGTTCTGACAGTTATGACTCTGATTATGACCATCAAGATAGATCTAAGAGCAAAAAGACCAAAGGCATTTACAGAGACTATGATGGCCAGTTTTCACAT CATGAACATGAACACAGTGGGGGTCATGGAAAACCACAAAGATCAACTCAGCACAGAAACAGTGAGAGTGAGGACAAATATGACTATGACGAAGACCAAGATGACTTTAGTGAGGAACTGTCCAAGTACAAACAAGCAAAGGAGTCAAATACATCCAGCCAGGGAAGATCACCTAAAGACCATGCGAACAGAGCAAGCATGAATAGGCAACAGT TTAGTGGTCTGCGTGGTCGAGGGCGTGGCGGTATGGGACTGGGCAGGGGGCAGGGTGCCCTCAATaagaacaaaaaacagaaaagcaagACCTGGGGCCGTGGTCGGGGCAGAGGAGGAGAACATGGGAGAGATGGAGCAACAACG GATGCCAAAGTCCAGCCAAGTTTCCAGAAAAAACGTCCTATAATGAGTCAGGAGTTCATTAATCAGCATACAGTTGAGCACAATGGGAGaaacatatgtaaatatttcattGAGGGTAGATGCATTAAG GGGGACCAGTGCAAGTTTGAGCATGACAATGTTGTtccagaaaagaagaaagagctGTGCAAGTTCTATGTTCAGGGATACTGCACTAAAGGAGAAAACTGCATTTACATGCAC AATGAATATCCTTGTAAGTTCTTCCACACTGGAGCAAAGTGCTACCAGGGAGACAACTGCAAATTCTCTCATGATCCTTTGACTGAGATTACAAAGGAGTTGTTAGACAAG ATCTTGAACACTGATGAAGATCATGCCCATGAGGATGAGCTGGAGCTAGAGGACTTAAGGAAGCAGGGAATAGCTCCCTTGCCCAAACCACCACCAGGGGTAGGGCTGCTGCCAACACCTGGCTCAGGGAGCCCACAGGATGGGAGCAAAAAGATCCCTTCTCTATTTGAGATCAAAGTACAGCCTACTGTGGACTTGGCACAGAAAATTGCTTTACG GCCCAATTTCTACAACagttcatctcctcctcctggACAGTTTCAGGGGGGTGGAGGCACTGCCCAGTTCACCAGTTCTCAAGAGGACATGCAGGCTGGTGCCTTGATGTCCCCGGGCCACAATCATCAACCCCCACCTCCAGGGTCACCTGGGTCCATGGGTGTCCCTTCTTCTCACTTCCCAGGCCCAGGTCCTCCCCAGAGCCCCCAAAGACAACTCCCACCTCAAGGATTAGGACAGGGCCCTCCTATGCCACCTCCTATACTCCCCAACCAGCACTTCCATGGCAGCCTGCAACACATGGATCATCAAAATCAGCAGATGAAACCACAGGGTTCATCACTTCAGTCTGTGTCTGAtattcagatgcagatgaatatgcCCTTGAGTCAAATGCCCTCAGAGTTTTTCAAAAACTTGTTCAGCAGCCACTCACTTGGTTTGGCAG AAGAGGGTCCATCAGGGTCCATGCAGGACTCCCAGCAGCACCAGCTGAACAGTGCTGAGTCCCACAGCGGTATGCAGGACTTTTTGCCTGCTGTCCAGAAAGTCCTGCTTCTACACCTGAACCAGAACCAGCAGTGCTCGGATTCTCACAGACTTGACATTCAGGGAGATATACCCCCTGGGAGAGACAGAG aagaaaccacaAATTGGTATTCcagtgatgatgaagatggcAGCAGTGTGACAGCTATCTTAAAGACTCTTAAAAAACAGAATGAAATCCTGAAGACACAGCAATCTCAGCCTAAGCTCCAGCAGCTTGGCATCACCCCAGCCTCCCTTACTGATCCCAGACTACACAAGGAAAGAACTTTGTCTAATGACCCCAGAATAAAAGTTGAGCCTAAGCAGCATGTTCTGGCTGATGCAGTTCTTGACCCCAGATTGGCCCGAGACCCACGCAAGATAAAGTCAACAGAGCCTAATTCCTCCAAGGTGGATTCTCACCGCCCCCTTAACCCAATCTCTTCCACATCTCTGAAGCCTCCTGTtggagaggaggatgaagagggagagagagagctgagagaaaAAGCTGCCTTGATCCCATTGGATCCTTGTCCTGGAGCCACACTAAGGGACCCTCGCTGTCAGATCAAACAGTTTAGCCACATCCGAGTTGACATCCTCCTTCAACGGCCTGCCTTTGCTCACAGTGTAGTGTGGGCCCCGGAAGACCTCATCCCTCTGCTGATCCCAAAGCAAGAACCCTCCATCAACCTACCTTTGCCACCCCTCATTGCAGATGCCCAACTGAATCGTAGTCTCTCATCTCCACCAGACCACCTTCACATTTCTGCCCCAGGCCCTCCAGACCCACGTCTGGCAACTGCCCGTCTAAAAGAAGGTGTAGCTAAACTGAGTAGCCCCCCTGGCAGGACTCTTGAGCCTCGTCACAGCGCAGACAAGCCAACAGACCCCCGCACCCACAAGGTGTTAGATCCCAGGGTCAGTCGTTCAGCAAGCCTGGATTCTAAGCTGTCTTCTATGAGAGAGGGTTCTGTTGTTGTAGGGGTGATGGATCCTAGATTGCAGAGAAGCACAGCTGGGACTACCACTCTACCACCTGCTTCAGCAAAACCTGATTCAGAGAAGCTTCCACCATATGCACCTCGCCTTGCCTCTTCAAGTGGCAACGGTCTGGAAAGCCCCACAGTACTGCTAGGAGGTATCAGTTTGTATGATCCTCGCAATCACACCTTGCTCTCTTCAAAACAAGACAACGAGGAACTCCCAAAAAAGGTGGGCATCCTAAAGCAGCCTGTAAAACATGAGAGCCCTCCACAAGCACTGTCACCACCACAAGCAGAAGCTGAAAAGAACAGTAAGGCTTCTGATGAAGACTGTCAGCCCTTGCCCACTGCAGAACTGGTACCTCCCCGCTCGCCTGTACATGTGGCAGCACCCGCTTTGCATAATTTACCCATTCCACCACTGGCAGGGCTAATACGACCAGTTTACACAGACCCTCGACAAAACAGGCAGAGCGGCCAGACCACTGAAGCtcaagaggaggaggaagatgaagacAAGGAAGAGCACAAGAAGGACAGGCTACTTAAGGATGTGTTTAAGACCTTTGACCCCACAGCTTCGCCATTCTGTCAGTAA
- the zc3h6 gene encoding zinc finger CCCH domain-containing protein 6 isoform X3: MAFVSLFSCPPNPVLDKNMTDSELAGDEREDGELEDGEIDDEGIGIEEKDEENKVEHEVVERDKEKVREKEDKPHRHSHKRHKKLKEKRKSKRRRRDRQKHHSPSSVSSSDSYDSDYDHQDRSKSKKTKGIYRDYDGQFSHHEHEHSGGHGKPQRSTQHRNSESEDKYDYDEDQDDFSEELSKYKQAKESNTSSQGRSPKDHANRASMNRQQFSGLRGRGRGGMGLGRGQGALNKNKKQKSKTWGRGRGRGGEHGRDGATTDAKVQPSFQKKRPIMSQEFINQHTVEHNGRNICKYFIEGRCIKGDQCKFEHDNVVPEKKKELCKFYVQGYCTKGENCIYMHNEYPCKFFHTGAKCYQGDNCKFSHDPLTEITKELLDKILNTDEDHAHEDELELEDLRKQGIAPLPKPPPGVGLLPTPGSGSPQDGSKKIPSLFEIKVQPTVDLAQKIALRPNFYNSSSPPPGQFQGGGGTAQFTSSQEDMQAGALMSPGHNHQPPPPGSPGSMGVPSSHFPGPGPPQSPQRQLPPQGLGQGPPMPPPILPNQHFHGSLQHMDHQNQQMKPQGSSLQSVSDIQMQMNMPLSQMPSEFFKNLFSSHSLGLAEEGPSGSMQDSQQHQLNSAESHSGMQDFLPAVQKVLLLHLNQNQQCSDSHRLDIQGDIPPGRDRETTNWYSSDDEDGSSVTAILKTLKKQNEILKTQQSQPKLQQLGITPASLTDPRLHKERTLSNDPRIKVEPKQHVLADAVLDPRLARDPRKIKSTEPNSSKVDSHRPLNPISSTSLKPPVGEEDEEGERELREKAALIPLDPCPGATLRDPRCQIKQFSHIRVDILLQRPAFAHSVVWAPEDLIPLLIPKQEPSINLPLPPLIADAQLNRSLSSPPDHLHISAPGPPDPRLATARLKEGVAKLSSPPGRTLEPRHSADKPTDPRTHKVLDPRVSRSASLDSKLSSMREGSVVVGVMDPRLQRSTAGTTTLPPASAKPDSEKLPPYAPRLASSSGNGLESPTVLLGGISLYDPRNHTLLSSKQDNEELPKKVGILKQPVKHESPPQALSPPQAEAEKNSKASDEDCQPLPTAELVPPRSPVHVAAPALHNLPIPPLAGLIRPVYTDPRQNRQSGQTTEAQEEEEDEDKEEHKKDRLLKDVFKTFDPTASPFCQ, encoded by the exons ATGGCTTTTGTGAGCCTCTTCTCCTGTCCCCCAAACCCTGTTCTTGACAAAAACATGACAGACTCTGAGCTGGCAGGGGATGAAAG GGAAGACGGTGAATTGGAAGATGGAGAGATAGATGATGAGGGCATTGGAATTGAAGAAAAAGACGAGGAAAACAAGGTGGAACATGaagtggtagagagagacaaagaaaaagtacgggaaaaagaagacaaaccaCATCGACACTCCCATAAGAGACACAAGAAACTAAAAGAGAAGCGGAAGTCAAAAAGAAGGCGAAGGGACAGACAGAAG caCCACTCTCCTTCCAGTGTCTCAAGTTCTGACAGTTATGACTCTGATTATGACCATCAAGATAGATCTAAGAGCAAAAAGACCAAAGGCATTTACAGAGACTATGATGGCCAGTTTTCACAT CATGAACATGAACACAGTGGGGGTCATGGAAAACCACAAAGATCAACTCAGCACAGAAACAGTGAGAGTGAGGACAAATATGACTATGACGAAGACCAAGATGACTTTAGTGAGGAACTGTCCAAGTACAAACAAGCAAAGGAGTCAAATACATCCAGCCAGGGAAGATCACCTAAAGACCATGCGAACAGAGCAAGCATGAATAGGCAACAGT TTAGTGGTCTGCGTGGTCGAGGGCGTGGCGGTATGGGACTGGGCAGGGGGCAGGGTGCCCTCAATaagaacaaaaaacagaaaagcaagACCTGGGGCCGTGGTCGGGGCAGAGGAGGAGAACATGGGAGAGATGGAGCAACAACG GATGCCAAAGTCCAGCCAAGTTTCCAGAAAAAACGTCCTATAATGAGTCAGGAGTTCATTAATCAGCATACAGTTGAGCACAATGGGAGaaacatatgtaaatatttcattGAGGGTAGATGCATTAAG GGGGACCAGTGCAAGTTTGAGCATGACAATGTTGTtccagaaaagaagaaagagctGTGCAAGTTCTATGTTCAGGGATACTGCACTAAAGGAGAAAACTGCATTTACATGCAC AATGAATATCCTTGTAAGTTCTTCCACACTGGAGCAAAGTGCTACCAGGGAGACAACTGCAAATTCTCTCATGATCCTTTGACTGAGATTACAAAGGAGTTGTTAGACAAG ATCTTGAACACTGATGAAGATCATGCCCATGAGGATGAGCTGGAGCTAGAGGACTTAAGGAAGCAGGGAATAGCTCCCTTGCCCAAACCACCACCAGGGGTAGGGCTGCTGCCAACACCTGGCTCAGGGAGCCCACAGGATGGGAGCAAAAAGATCCCTTCTCTATTTGAGATCAAAGTACAGCCTACTGTGGACTTGGCACAGAAAATTGCTTTACG GCCCAATTTCTACAACagttcatctcctcctcctggACAGTTTCAGGGGGGTGGAGGCACTGCCCAGTTCACCAGTTCTCAAGAGGACATGCAGGCTGGTGCCTTGATGTCCCCGGGCCACAATCATCAACCCCCACCTCCAGGGTCACCTGGGTCCATGGGTGTCCCTTCTTCTCACTTCCCAGGCCCAGGTCCTCCCCAGAGCCCCCAAAGACAACTCCCACCTCAAGGATTAGGACAGGGCCCTCCTATGCCACCTCCTATACTCCCCAACCAGCACTTCCATGGCAGCCTGCAACACATGGATCATCAAAATCAGCAGATGAAACCACAGGGTTCATCACTTCAGTCTGTGTCTGAtattcagatgcagatgaatatgcCCTTGAGTCAAATGCCCTCAGAGTTTTTCAAAAACTTGTTCAGCAGCCACTCACTTGGTTTGGCAG AAGAGGGTCCATCAGGGTCCATGCAGGACTCCCAGCAGCACCAGCTGAACAGTGCTGAGTCCCACAGCGGTATGCAGGACTTTTTGCCTGCTGTCCAGAAAGTCCTGCTTCTACACCTGAACCAGAACCAGCAGTGCTCGGATTCTCACAGACTTGACATTCAGGGAGATATACCCCCTGGGAGAGACAGAG aaaccacaAATTGGTATTCcagtgatgatgaagatggcAGCAGTGTGACAGCTATCTTAAAGACTCTTAAAAAACAGAATGAAATCCTGAAGACACAGCAATCTCAGCCTAAGCTCCAGCAGCTTGGCATCACCCCAGCCTCCCTTACTGATCCCAGACTACACAAGGAAAGAACTTTGTCTAATGACCCCAGAATAAAAGTTGAGCCTAAGCAGCATGTTCTGGCTGATGCAGTTCTTGACCCCAGATTGGCCCGAGACCCACGCAAGATAAAGTCAACAGAGCCTAATTCCTCCAAGGTGGATTCTCACCGCCCCCTTAACCCAATCTCTTCCACATCTCTGAAGCCTCCTGTtggagaggaggatgaagagggagagagagagctgagagaaaAAGCTGCCTTGATCCCATTGGATCCTTGTCCTGGAGCCACACTAAGGGACCCTCGCTGTCAGATCAAACAGTTTAGCCACATCCGAGTTGACATCCTCCTTCAACGGCCTGCCTTTGCTCACAGTGTAGTGTGGGCCCCGGAAGACCTCATCCCTCTGCTGATCCCAAAGCAAGAACCCTCCATCAACCTACCTTTGCCACCCCTCATTGCAGATGCCCAACTGAATCGTAGTCTCTCATCTCCACCAGACCACCTTCACATTTCTGCCCCAGGCCCTCCAGACCCACGTCTGGCAACTGCCCGTCTAAAAGAAGGTGTAGCTAAACTGAGTAGCCCCCCTGGCAGGACTCTTGAGCCTCGTCACAGCGCAGACAAGCCAACAGACCCCCGCACCCACAAGGTGTTAGATCCCAGGGTCAGTCGTTCAGCAAGCCTGGATTCTAAGCTGTCTTCTATGAGAGAGGGTTCTGTTGTTGTAGGGGTGATGGATCCTAGATTGCAGAGAAGCACAGCTGGGACTACCACTCTACCACCTGCTTCAGCAAAACCTGATTCAGAGAAGCTTCCACCATATGCACCTCGCCTTGCCTCTTCAAGTGGCAACGGTCTGGAAAGCCCCACAGTACTGCTAGGAGGTATCAGTTTGTATGATCCTCGCAATCACACCTTGCTCTCTTCAAAACAAGACAACGAGGAACTCCCAAAAAAGGTGGGCATCCTAAAGCAGCCTGTAAAACATGAGAGCCCTCCACAAGCACTGTCACCACCACAAGCAGAAGCTGAAAAGAACAGTAAGGCTTCTGATGAAGACTGTCAGCCCTTGCCCACTGCAGAACTGGTACCTCCCCGCTCGCCTGTACATGTGGCAGCACCCGCTTTGCATAATTTACCCATTCCACCACTGGCAGGGCTAATACGACCAGTTTACACAGACCCTCGACAAAACAGGCAGAGCGGCCAGACCACTGAAGCtcaagaggaggaggaagatgaagacAAGGAAGAGCACAAGAAGGACAGGCTACTTAAGGATGTGTTTAAGACCTTTGACCCCACAGCTTCGCCATTCTGTCAGTAA
- the zc3h6 gene encoding zinc finger CCCH domain-containing protein 6 isoform X2 → MAFVSLFSCPPNPVLDKNMTDSELAGDEREDGELEDGEIDDEGIGIEEKDEENKVEHEVVERDKEKVREKEDKPHRHSHKRHKKLKEKRKSKRRRRDRQKHHSPSSVSSSDSYDSDYDHQDRSKSKKTKGIYRDYDGQFSHHEHEHSGGHGKPQRSTQHRNSESEDKYDYDEDQDDFSEELSKYKQAKESNTSSQGRSPKDHANRASMNRQQFSGLRGRGRGGMGLGRGQGALNKNKKQKSKTWGRGRGRGGEHGRDGATTDAKVQPSFQKKRPIMSQEFINQHTVEHNGRNICKYFIEGRCIKGDQCKFEHDNVVPEKKKELCKFYVQGYCTKGENCIYMHNEYPCKFFHTGAKCYQGDNCKFSHDPLTEITKELLDKILNTDEDHAHEDELELEDLRKQGIAPLPKPPPGVGLLPTPGSGSPQDGSKKIPSLFEIKVQPTVDLAQKIALRPNFYNSSSPPPGQFQGGGGTAQFTSSQEDMQAGALMSPGHNHQPPPPGSPGSMGVPSSHFPGPGPPQSPQRQLPPQGLGQGPPMPPPILPNQHFHGSLQHMDHQNQQMKPQGSSLQSVSDIQMQMNMPLSQMPSEFFKNLFSSHSLGLAEGPSGSMQDSQQHQLNSAESHSGMQDFLPAVQKVLLLHLNQNQQCSDSHRLDIQGDIPPGRDREETTNWYSSDDEDGSSVTAILKTLKKQNEILKTQQSQPKLQQLGITPASLTDPRLHKERTLSNDPRIKVEPKQHVLADAVLDPRLARDPRKIKSTEPNSSKVDSHRPLNPISSTSLKPPVGEEDEEGERELREKAALIPLDPCPGATLRDPRCQIKQFSHIRVDILLQRPAFAHSVVWAPEDLIPLLIPKQEPSINLPLPPLIADAQLNRSLSSPPDHLHISAPGPPDPRLATARLKEGVAKLSSPPGRTLEPRHSADKPTDPRTHKVLDPRVSRSASLDSKLSSMREGSVVVGVMDPRLQRSTAGTTTLPPASAKPDSEKLPPYAPRLASSSGNGLESPTVLLGGISLYDPRNHTLLSSKQDNEELPKKVGILKQPVKHESPPQALSPPQAEAEKNSKASDEDCQPLPTAELVPPRSPVHVAAPALHNLPIPPLAGLIRPVYTDPRQNRQSGQTTEAQEEEEDEDKEEHKKDRLLKDVFKTFDPTASPFCQ, encoded by the exons ATGGCTTTTGTGAGCCTCTTCTCCTGTCCCCCAAACCCTGTTCTTGACAAAAACATGACAGACTCTGAGCTGGCAGGGGATGAAAG GGAAGACGGTGAATTGGAAGATGGAGAGATAGATGATGAGGGCATTGGAATTGAAGAAAAAGACGAGGAAAACAAGGTGGAACATGaagtggtagagagagacaaagaaaaagtacgggaaaaagaagacaaaccaCATCGACACTCCCATAAGAGACACAAGAAACTAAAAGAGAAGCGGAAGTCAAAAAGAAGGCGAAGGGACAGACAGAAG caCCACTCTCCTTCCAGTGTCTCAAGTTCTGACAGTTATGACTCTGATTATGACCATCAAGATAGATCTAAGAGCAAAAAGACCAAAGGCATTTACAGAGACTATGATGGCCAGTTTTCACAT CATGAACATGAACACAGTGGGGGTCATGGAAAACCACAAAGATCAACTCAGCACAGAAACAGTGAGAGTGAGGACAAATATGACTATGACGAAGACCAAGATGACTTTAGTGAGGAACTGTCCAAGTACAAACAAGCAAAGGAGTCAAATACATCCAGCCAGGGAAGATCACCTAAAGACCATGCGAACAGAGCAAGCATGAATAGGCAACAGT TTAGTGGTCTGCGTGGTCGAGGGCGTGGCGGTATGGGACTGGGCAGGGGGCAGGGTGCCCTCAATaagaacaaaaaacagaaaagcaagACCTGGGGCCGTGGTCGGGGCAGAGGAGGAGAACATGGGAGAGATGGAGCAACAACG GATGCCAAAGTCCAGCCAAGTTTCCAGAAAAAACGTCCTATAATGAGTCAGGAGTTCATTAATCAGCATACAGTTGAGCACAATGGGAGaaacatatgtaaatatttcattGAGGGTAGATGCATTAAG GGGGACCAGTGCAAGTTTGAGCATGACAATGTTGTtccagaaaagaagaaagagctGTGCAAGTTCTATGTTCAGGGATACTGCACTAAAGGAGAAAACTGCATTTACATGCAC AATGAATATCCTTGTAAGTTCTTCCACACTGGAGCAAAGTGCTACCAGGGAGACAACTGCAAATTCTCTCATGATCCTTTGACTGAGATTACAAAGGAGTTGTTAGACAAG ATCTTGAACACTGATGAAGATCATGCCCATGAGGATGAGCTGGAGCTAGAGGACTTAAGGAAGCAGGGAATAGCTCCCTTGCCCAAACCACCACCAGGGGTAGGGCTGCTGCCAACACCTGGCTCAGGGAGCCCACAGGATGGGAGCAAAAAGATCCCTTCTCTATTTGAGATCAAAGTACAGCCTACTGTGGACTTGGCACAGAAAATTGCTTTACG GCCCAATTTCTACAACagttcatctcctcctcctggACAGTTTCAGGGGGGTGGAGGCACTGCCCAGTTCACCAGTTCTCAAGAGGACATGCAGGCTGGTGCCTTGATGTCCCCGGGCCACAATCATCAACCCCCACCTCCAGGGTCACCTGGGTCCATGGGTGTCCCTTCTTCTCACTTCCCAGGCCCAGGTCCTCCCCAGAGCCCCCAAAGACAACTCCCACCTCAAGGATTAGGACAGGGCCCTCCTATGCCACCTCCTATACTCCCCAACCAGCACTTCCATGGCAGCCTGCAACACATGGATCATCAAAATCAGCAGATGAAACCACAGGGTTCATCACTTCAGTCTGTGTCTGAtattcagatgcagatgaatatgcCCTTGAGTCAAATGCCCTCAGAGTTTTTCAAAAACTTGTTCAGCAGCCACTCACTTGGTTTGGCAG AGGGTCCATCAGGGTCCATGCAGGACTCCCAGCAGCACCAGCTGAACAGTGCTGAGTCCCACAGCGGTATGCAGGACTTTTTGCCTGCTGTCCAGAAAGTCCTGCTTCTACACCTGAACCAGAACCAGCAGTGCTCGGATTCTCACAGACTTGACATTCAGGGAGATATACCCCCTGGGAGAGACAGAG aagaaaccacaAATTGGTATTCcagtgatgatgaagatggcAGCAGTGTGACAGCTATCTTAAAGACTCTTAAAAAACAGAATGAAATCCTGAAGACACAGCAATCTCAGCCTAAGCTCCAGCAGCTTGGCATCACCCCAGCCTCCCTTACTGATCCCAGACTACACAAGGAAAGAACTTTGTCTAATGACCCCAGAATAAAAGTTGAGCCTAAGCAGCATGTTCTGGCTGATGCAGTTCTTGACCCCAGATTGGCCCGAGACCCACGCAAGATAAAGTCAACAGAGCCTAATTCCTCCAAGGTGGATTCTCACCGCCCCCTTAACCCAATCTCTTCCACATCTCTGAAGCCTCCTGTtggagaggaggatgaagagggagagagagagctgagagaaaAAGCTGCCTTGATCCCATTGGATCCTTGTCCTGGAGCCACACTAAGGGACCCTCGCTGTCAGATCAAACAGTTTAGCCACATCCGAGTTGACATCCTCCTTCAACGGCCTGCCTTTGCTCACAGTGTAGTGTGGGCCCCGGAAGACCTCATCCCTCTGCTGATCCCAAAGCAAGAACCCTCCATCAACCTACCTTTGCCACCCCTCATTGCAGATGCCCAACTGAATCGTAGTCTCTCATCTCCACCAGACCACCTTCACATTTCTGCCCCAGGCCCTCCAGACCCACGTCTGGCAACTGCCCGTCTAAAAGAAGGTGTAGCTAAACTGAGTAGCCCCCCTGGCAGGACTCTTGAGCCTCGTCACAGCGCAGACAAGCCAACAGACCCCCGCACCCACAAGGTGTTAGATCCCAGGGTCAGTCGTTCAGCAAGCCTGGATTCTAAGCTGTCTTCTATGAGAGAGGGTTCTGTTGTTGTAGGGGTGATGGATCCTAGATTGCAGAGAAGCACAGCTGGGACTACCACTCTACCACCTGCTTCAGCAAAACCTGATTCAGAGAAGCTTCCACCATATGCACCTCGCCTTGCCTCTTCAAGTGGCAACGGTCTGGAAAGCCCCACAGTACTGCTAGGAGGTATCAGTTTGTATGATCCTCGCAATCACACCTTGCTCTCTTCAAAACAAGACAACGAGGAACTCCCAAAAAAGGTGGGCATCCTAAAGCAGCCTGTAAAACATGAGAGCCCTCCACAAGCACTGTCACCACCACAAGCAGAAGCTGAAAAGAACAGTAAGGCTTCTGATGAAGACTGTCAGCCCTTGCCCACTGCAGAACTGGTACCTCCCCGCTCGCCTGTACATGTGGCAGCACCCGCTTTGCATAATTTACCCATTCCACCACTGGCAGGGCTAATACGACCAGTTTACACAGACCCTCGACAAAACAGGCAGAGCGGCCAGACCACTGAAGCtcaagaggaggaggaagatgaagacAAGGAAGAGCACAAGAAGGACAGGCTACTTAAGGATGTGTTTAAGACCTTTGACCCCACAGCTTCGCCATTCTGTCAGTAA